A stretch of Homo sapiens chromosome 12, GRCh38.p14 Primary Assembly DNA encodes these proteins:
- the ERP27 gene encoding endoplasmic reticulum resident protein 27 isoform 2 (isoform 2 is encoded by transcript variant 2), translated as MKETCQLEIQVDNEQLNLEDEDIESIDATKLSRFIEINSLHMVTEYNPVTVIGLFNSVIQIHLLLIMNKASPEYEENMHRYQKAAKLFQGKILFILVDSGMKENGKVISFFKLKESQLPALAIYQTLDDEWDTLPTAEVSVEHVQNFCDGFLSGKLLKENRESEGKTPKVEL; from the exons ATGAAGGAGACTTGCCAGCTGGAAATACAG GTAGACAATGAACAACTGAATTTAGAGGACGAAGACATTGAAAGCATTGATGCCACCAAATTGAGCCGTTTCATTGAGATCAACAGCCTCCACATGGTGACAGAGTACAACCCTGTG ACTGTGATTGGGTTATTCAACAGCGTAATTCAGATTCATCTCCTCCTGATAATGAACAAGGCCTCCCCAGAGTATGAAGAGAACATGCACAGATACCAGAAGGCAGCCAAGCTCTTCCAGGGGAAG ATTCTCTTTATTCTGGTGGACAGTGGTATGAAAGAAAATGGGAAGGTGATATCATTTTTCAAACTAAAGGAGTCTCAACTGCCAGCTTTGGCAATTTACCAGACTCTAGATGACGAGTGGGATACACTGCCCACAGCAGAAGTTTCCGTAGAGCATGTGCAAAACTTTTGTGATGGATTCCTAAGTGGAAAATTGTTG aaagaaaatcgTGAATCAGAAGGAAAGACTCCAAAGGTGGAACTCTGA